A genome region from Tolypothrix sp. PCC 7712 includes the following:
- a CDS encoding metal ABC transporter solute-binding protein, Zn/Mn family, giving the protein MSKLVIKDNSIRAALIALTIGFVGCGNQATSTSLTQTTTRVNTNLPRVVATTSIICDFARQIAKTTINLTCLIPPGTDPHIYQPKPEDREALEQANLILYNGYNLEPRLIRQIKTIKSAAPKIAVAPLAVPKPQKFREDGNIVTDPHIWHNTKYALRMVEVISSNLGKLEPSNTKTYNSNKRKITQELNQLDRWIKARIASIPNNKRTVVTTHNALGYYTQAYGLSLIGTLEGINTNDRPTNTQVKNLAKNVERAKVPTIFAEADINSNVIQSVAKEATVKLSERQLYADGLGRPGTEGETYQSMMVANTRTLVEGLGGTYLIFEPKASK; this is encoded by the coding sequence ATGTCAAAATTAGTAATAAAAGATAATTCTATCCGTGCCGCACTCATCGCTTTAACAATAGGATTTGTTGGCTGTGGGAACCAAGCAACAAGTACTTCCTTGACTCAAACCACCACGCGAGTAAATACTAATCTGCCGCGAGTAGTTGCCACCACAAGTATAATATGTGATTTTGCCAGACAAATTGCCAAAACTACTATTAACCTTACCTGCTTAATTCCGCCAGGTACAGACCCACATATTTACCAGCCAAAACCAGAAGACCGAGAAGCTTTAGAACAAGCTAATTTGATTTTATATAACGGCTATAATTTAGAACCAAGGCTGATTAGACAAATTAAAACAATTAAAAGTGCTGCACCGAAAATTGCTGTTGCTCCCCTTGCTGTTCCCAAACCCCAAAAATTTAGGGAGGATGGCAACATAGTCACCGACCCTCATATTTGGCACAATACCAAGTATGCTCTCAGAATGGTTGAGGTAATTAGCAGTAACTTAGGCAAATTAGAACCTAGCAATACAAAAACTTATAATAGTAATAAAAGAAAAATTACCCAAGAACTCAACCAATTAGACCGATGGATTAAAGCTAGAATTGCCAGTATTCCTAACAATAAACGGACAGTAGTTACTACCCATAATGCACTTGGTTATTACACTCAAGCTTACGGTTTGTCGTTAATAGGAACTTTAGAAGGTATTAACACCAATGACAGGCCAACAAATACACAAGTGAAGAACTTGGCTAAAAATGTTGAACGAGCGAAAGTACCGACAATTTTTGCAGAAGCAGATATTAATTCTAATGTGATTCAGTCTGTAGCTAAAGAAGCTACAGTCAAACTTTCCGAAAGACAACTTTATGCTGATGGATTGGGAAGGCCGGGAACGGAGGGAGAAACTTATCAAAGTATGATGGTTGCTAATACGCGCACACTGGTAGAGGGTTTAGGAGGGACGTACTTAATATTTGAACCAAAAGCTTCAAAGTAA
- a CDS encoding DeoR/GlpR family DNA-binding transcription regulator: MLTAERRQFILEILRRDKKVLSTELSAVLKVSEDTIRRDLRELAEAGLLQRVHGGALLTSPATASYADRQKQAPKEKEAIALAAAKLVCPGQVVILDGGTTTLQVTRHLPKDLQATVVTNSPPIAIALAEHPHIEVVMLGGKLYKKALVNVGTVTIESLRMIRADLCMLGVCSLHPEVGISVPNLDEAHVKRAMIDGSAEVVGLVTAEKLDTAAPYVVESIHALTYLVTAPTVSNQMLAAYKSLGLTIIRDE; encoded by the coding sequence ATGCTCACTGCTGAACGCCGACAATTCATCCTCGAAATTCTGCGTCGTGATAAAAAGGTGCTGTCAACGGAACTGAGTGCAGTTCTCAAGGTTTCTGAAGACACGATTCGGCGGGATTTGCGGGAATTAGCTGAAGCTGGACTATTACAGCGTGTACATGGCGGCGCACTGCTAACTTCCCCAGCCACCGCCAGTTACGCCGATCGCCAAAAACAAGCGCCCAAAGAAAAAGAAGCGATCGCACTTGCTGCGGCTAAATTAGTTTGTCCGGGGCAGGTAGTAATTTTAGATGGGGGAACAACTACGCTGCAAGTTACCCGCCATTTACCAAAAGATTTGCAAGCCACAGTCGTCACCAATAGTCCACCAATTGCGATCGCCTTAGCAGAACATCCCCATATAGAAGTTGTAATGTTGGGTGGTAAGCTCTACAAAAAAGCCTTAGTGAACGTCGGTACTGTCACCATTGAGTCTTTACGGATGATTCGTGCAGATTTGTGCATGTTGGGAGTGTGCAGTTTGCATCCGGAAGTTGGCATCAGTGTACCGAATTTAGATGAAGCCCATGTCAAACGAGCCATGATAGATGGTTCGGCTGAAGTCGTGGGATTAGTCACCGCAGAAAAATTAGACACAGCCGCCCCTTATGTAGTGGAGTCGATTCATGCACTGACTTACCTTGTAACTGCACCGACAGTATCTAATCAAATGCTAGCTGCTTACAAATCTTTAGGTTTGACAATTATTCGTGATGAGTAA
- a CDS encoding transketolase C-terminal domain-containing protein codes for MTKFPIDLGAYKYLSLNPANPTLTAEQRDSLKANIQLCRDAIVFFTATGAARGVGGHTGGPYDTVPEVMILDAFFRGVSEQFVPIFFDEAGHRVATQYLMSTLHGDLPAERLLQYRAAHSHLPGHPELGFTPGVKFSSGRLGHVWPYVNGVAMANPGKVVFCLGSDGSQQEGNDAEAARLAVAQHLNVKLIIDDNDVTIAGHPSKYLPGFTVAKTLEGHGLKVLQGDGEDLDDLYSRLCEAVNTPGAIAVINKRPMCPGIAGLEGSTHGHDVISVDLAIKYLESRGQTAAVDYLKNIEKPKQTYTFIGSSDKWGANRNVFGEAVVNVLSRMSETERKEKVLVIDSDLEGSCGLKKIHDTYPEVFIPSGIMERGNFSAASGFGMVKGKQGIFATFSAFLEMCISEITMARLNQSNVLCHFSHAGIDDMADNTCHFGLNNMFADNGLDDRHDTRLYFPADVNQMTACVEAVFFDPGLRFIFSTRSKVPNILDTNGNEFFGSGYKFVPDKDEVIREGTQGYIVSFGDALYRSLDAVERLKQEGLDVGLINKPTLNVVDEEAIAKIGKAPFVLVVEAFNRRTGLGSRFGSWLLERGLTPKYAHLGTYREGSGGLWEQYPHQGIDPVGIIKKVKELVG; via the coding sequence ATGACTAAATTTCCTATTGATCTCGGTGCTTACAAATATTTATCGCTCAATCCGGCGAATCCTACTTTGACGGCGGAACAAAGAGACTCACTCAAAGCCAATATTCAACTTTGCCGAGATGCGATCGTGTTTTTTACCGCTACAGGTGCAGCTAGAGGCGTGGGTGGTCACACTGGCGGGCCATACGATACAGTTCCAGAAGTGATGATTCTCGATGCTTTCTTCCGGGGAGTATCTGAGCAATTTGTGCCGATTTTTTTTGATGAAGCTGGACATCGTGTCGCTACCCAGTATCTGATGTCAACGCTGCATGGGGATTTACCCGCAGAGCGCCTGCTACAATATCGTGCAGCCCATTCTCATTTACCCGGACACCCGGAATTAGGGTTTACTCCTGGGGTAAAATTTAGCTCTGGAAGATTGGGGCACGTCTGGCCTTACGTCAACGGTGTGGCGATGGCGAATCCTGGCAAAGTCGTTTTCTGCCTTGGTTCTGATGGTTCCCAGCAGGAAGGAAACGACGCAGAAGCGGCGCGGTTGGCTGTTGCTCAACATCTCAATGTGAAGCTAATTATTGATGATAATGATGTGACCATCGCCGGACATCCTTCTAAATATTTACCTGGGTTCACCGTAGCCAAAACCTTAGAAGGTCATGGATTAAAGGTACTTCAGGGAGATGGGGAAGATTTAGACGATTTGTACAGCCGCCTATGCGAAGCCGTAAATACACCCGGTGCGATCGCAGTGATCAACAAACGCCCCATGTGTCCCGGTATTGCAGGTTTAGAAGGCTCAACCCACGGACATGATGTGATTTCCGTCGATTTAGCGATTAAATATCTCGAATCTCGCGGACAGACTGCGGCTGTAGATTACCTGAAAAATATCGAGAAACCCAAGCAAACCTATACATTTATTGGTTCTAGCGATAAATGGGGCGCTAACCGCAACGTCTTTGGGGAAGCTGTGGTCAATGTCCTCAGCCGCATGAGTGAAACCGAACGCAAAGAAAAAGTCTTAGTCATTGACAGCGACTTAGAAGGTTCCTGTGGATTGAAGAAAATACACGATACCTATCCCGAAGTATTTATCCCCTCTGGCATCATGGAACGGGGTAATTTCTCGGCTGCGTCAGGGTTTGGGATGGTAAAAGGCAAACAAGGCATTTTCGCCACCTTCAGCGCCTTTTTAGAAATGTGCATTTCTGAAATTACAATGGCGCGATTGAACCAATCTAACGTTCTCTGTCACTTCTCCCATGCAGGTATCGATGACATGGCGGATAATACCTGTCACTTCGGCTTAAATAATATGTTTGCCGATAATGGCTTAGATGACCGCCATGACACAAGACTCTACTTCCCCGCCGATGTAAATCAAATGACAGCTTGTGTAGAAGCTGTATTTTTTGACCCCGGATTGCGGTTTATCTTCTCCACCCGTTCCAAAGTACCTAATATTTTGGATACTAATGGTAATGAATTCTTTGGCAGTGGTTATAAATTCGTCCCTGATAAAGATGAAGTCATCCGCGAAGGCACCCAAGGTTATATTGTCAGCTTTGGCGATGCTTTATACCGTTCTTTAGATGCGGTAGAACGCTTGAAGCAAGAAGGCTTAGACGTAGGTTTAATTAACAAACCGACTTTAAACGTAGTGGATGAAGAAGCGATCGCTAAAATTGGCAAAGCACCTTTTGTTTTAGTAGTGGAAGCCTTCAACCGTCGCACTGGCTTAGGTAGCCGTTTTGGTTCCTGGCTGTTAGAACGCGGCTTGACTCCTAAATATGCTCACCTGGGGACTTATAGAGAAGGTTCCGGTGGCTTGTGGGAACAGTACCCCCATCAAGGTATCGATCCGGTGGGCATTATCAAGAAGGTGAAAGAGTTAGTTGGCTAG
- the larE gene encoding ATP-dependent sacrificial sulfur transferase LarE encodes MKITEKLERLKAIFAEMEQALIAYSGGVDSTLVAKIAYDVLGDRALAVTAVSPSLLPEELEDAKIQAATIGIPHQIVQTNEMDNPNYTSNPVNRCYFCKSELHDTLKPLARELGYPYVVDGVNADDLHDYRPGIQAAKERGARSPLAEVGVTKMEVRQLSQELGLPWWDKPAQPCLSSRFPYGEEITVAKLQRVGRAEIYLRKLGLKNLRVRSEGDTARIELPPEQIKEFVLTTDLQQIVSAFQDFGFIYVTLDLEGYRSGKLNQVLQPQALSFKA; translated from the coding sequence ATGAAAATAACAGAAAAACTTGAGCGACTAAAAGCGATATTCGCAGAAATGGAGCAAGCGCTAATTGCTTACTCTGGGGGTGTTGATAGTACTTTGGTTGCCAAGATTGCGTATGATGTTTTAGGCGATCGCGCTTTGGCTGTGACGGCTGTTTCACCATCGCTATTGCCAGAAGAATTGGAAGATGCGAAAATTCAAGCGGCAACTATTGGGATTCCTCATCAAATTGTCCAGACAAACGAAATGGACAATCCCAATTACACTTCCAATCCTGTCAATCGCTGCTATTTCTGCAAAAGTGAATTGCACGACACACTCAAACCTTTAGCTAGGGAATTGGGTTATCCCTACGTCGTGGATGGCGTGAATGCTGATGATTTGCACGATTATCGCCCAGGAATTCAAGCAGCGAAAGAAAGAGGTGCGCGATCGCCTTTAGCGGAAGTTGGTGTTACGAAAATGGAAGTCCGCCAGCTTTCCCAAGAACTCGGTTTACCTTGGTGGGATAAACCAGCGCAACCTTGTCTTAGTTCACGGTTTCCCTATGGTGAGGAGATTACTGTTGCGAAGTTACAACGCGTTGGGAGAGCAGAAATTTACCTGCGTAAGTTGGGGTTGAAAAATTTACGCGTGCGTTCTGAAGGGGATACAGCAAGGATTGAATTACCGCCAGAACAAATCAAAGAGTTTGTGTTGACAACAGATTTACAGCAAATAGTGTCTGCTTTTCAAGATTTTGGTTTTATCTATGTCACCCTCGATTTGGAAGGTTATCGCAGTGGTAAGTTAAATCAAGTTTTGCAGCCGCAAGCCTTGAGCTTTAAAGCTTAG
- a CDS encoding potassium channel family protein, producing the protein MKPRIIVCGLGRTGYKVFRLLRQQGAFVVGIHHKPIPGETAGDVIIGDLHTAATLKAAGIEQSHTLVIASSDDARNLAIMMQARILNPHIRIINRFYNSSLAERLDHTLPDHLSMSVVGLAAPVFTFAALGNKAIGQIKLFQQTWPIQEEYIDEYHPWLGRKLGDLWEDRSRMLIYYLPVEGDLDLVAAVLSGQELKVGDRLIVGIQPRVRPIRKSWVRKFIKVLTSLQQFQKHAQSVVAMAMVLFAIILMATLTYVSASLNISFIDALYFAVGMITGAGGNDKIVENAPSSIKLFTVVMMLVGAAVIGIWYAMLTDFILGNRFKQFWDAARIPQRHHYIVCGLSGIGVRIVQELHTSGHEVVVIETDSNNRFVNTTRGLGIPVIQGDASFRAILQASNIDNAAAVLAVTSNDAINLEIALKAKGLSPCIPVIVHYADPDFAGMAQQVFDFEAVLSPAELAAPAFAAAALGGRILGNGITADSLWVAFATMITPAHPFCGELVKDAAMSADFVPLYVEASCQTFHGWDLLETQLSPGDILYLTMPANRLYELWRDGRSQVMVS; encoded by the coding sequence ATGAAACCTAGAATTATTGTTTGTGGCTTAGGACGGACTGGATATAAAGTCTTTCGTCTGCTGCGACAACAGGGTGCGTTTGTCGTTGGTATTCATCACAAGCCTATCCCTGGCGAAACCGCAGGAGATGTGATTATTGGTGATTTGCATACAGCAGCTACCCTCAAGGCTGCTGGAATTGAACAATCCCACACTTTAGTCATTGCTAGCTCTGATGATGCGCGCAATTTAGCAATTATGATGCAAGCGCGGATACTAAATCCGCATATTCGCATTATTAATCGCTTTTATAATAGTAGTTTGGCGGAACGTCTCGATCATACTTTGCCAGACCATTTAAGTATGAGTGTGGTGGGTTTGGCTGCACCAGTGTTTACTTTTGCAGCACTGGGTAATAAAGCGATCGGGCAAATTAAATTATTTCAACAAACTTGGCCGATTCAAGAAGAATATATTGACGAATATCATCCTTGGTTGGGTCGGAAATTAGGCGATTTATGGGAAGATAGGTCGCGAATGCTAATCTATTATCTACCTGTAGAAGGTGATTTAGATTTAGTGGCGGCGGTGCTATCTGGGCAAGAATTAAAAGTAGGCGATCGCTTAATTGTTGGTATCCAACCTCGCGTTCGTCCTATCCGCAAATCATGGGTAAGAAAATTCATCAAAGTTCTCACTAGTTTGCAGCAATTTCAAAAACACGCTCAATCAGTTGTAGCGATGGCAATGGTGTTATTTGCCATTATTTTGATGGCTACACTTACCTATGTTTCGGCTAGTTTAAATATCTCTTTTATTGATGCTTTATATTTTGCAGTCGGTATGATTACGGGAGCAGGTGGTAATGACAAAATAGTTGAAAATGCTCCCAGCAGCATTAAATTATTTACTGTTGTGATGATGTTAGTTGGTGCAGCAGTAATTGGTATTTGGTATGCCATGCTCACCGATTTTATTTTAGGTAACCGCTTCAAGCAATTTTGGGATGCAGCACGTATTCCGCAGCGACATCACTACATAGTCTGTGGCTTGAGTGGTATTGGTGTGAGAATTGTGCAAGAACTTCATACCAGTGGACATGAGGTAGTAGTAATTGAAACCGACAGCAACAACAGATTTGTCAACACAACTCGCGGCTTAGGTATTCCCGTAATTCAAGGTGATGCCAGTTTCCGCGCTATTCTCCAAGCCAGTAATATAGATAATGCTGCGGCTGTGCTGGCTGTTACTAGCAACGATGCTATTAATTTAGAAATTGCTCTCAAAGCCAAAGGATTATCTCCCTGCATTCCTGTCATTGTCCATTATGCTGACCCAGATTTTGCAGGGATGGCACAACAAGTATTTGATTTTGAAGCCGTACTTAGTCCCGCAGAATTAGCTGCACCAGCTTTTGCGGCGGCTGCATTAGGGGGACGCATCCTAGGTAATGGGATTACCGCCGATAGTTTGTGGGTAGCCTTCGCGACGATGATTACACCAGCACATCCATTTTGCGGTGAATTAGTCAAAGATGCTGCGATGTCGGCTGATTTTGTCCCTTTGTACGTAGAAGCGAGTTGCCAAACCTTCCACGGCTGGGATTTATTAGAAACTCAACTCAGTCCCGGCGATATTTTATATTTAACAATGCCAGCAAATAGATTATATGAATTGTGGCGAGATGGGCGATCGCAAGTCATGGTAAGTTGA